Proteins found in one Chlamydia pneumoniae TW-183 genomic segment:
- a CDS encoding carboxy terminal-processing peptidase, whose product MKKLVRLCVVLLSLLPNVLFSSDLLREEGIKKMMDKLIEYHVDAQEVSTDILSRSLSSYIQSFDPHKSYLSNQEVAVFLQSPETKKRLLKNYKAGNFAIYRNINQLIHESILRARQWRNEWVKNPKELVLEASSYQISKQPMQWSKSLDEVKQRQRALLLSYLSLHLAGASSSRYEGKEEQLAALCLRQIENHENVYLGINDHGVAMDRDEEAYQFHIRVVKALAHSLDAHTAYFSKDEALAMRIQLEKGMCGIGVVLKEDIDGVVVREIIPGGPAAKSGDLQLGDIIYRVDGKDIEHLSFRGVLDCLRGGHGSTVVLDIHRGESDHTITLRREKILLEDRRVDVSYEPYGDGVIGKVTLHSFYEGENQVSSEQDLRRAIQGLKEKNLLGLVLDIRENTGGFLSQAIKVSGLFMTNGVVVVSRYADGTMKCYRTVSPKKFYDGPLAILVSKSSASAAEIVAQTLQDYGVALVVGDEQTYGKGTIQHQTITGDASQDDCFKVTVGKYYSPSGKSTQLQGVKSDILIPSLYAEDRLGERFLEHPLPADCCDNVLHDPLTDLDTQTRPWFQKYYLPNLQKQETLWREMLPQLTKNSEQRLSENSNFQAFLSQIKSSEKTDLSYGSNDLQLEESINILKDMILLQQCRK is encoded by the coding sequence ATGAAAAAACTTGTCCGTCTATGCGTAGTTCTTCTTTCTTTACTTCCGAATGTATTATTTTCTTCGGATCTTTTACGAGAAGAGGGCATCAAAAAGATGATGGACAAGCTGATCGAGTATCATGTCGATGCTCAAGAGGTTTCTACGGATATACTCTCGCGTTCTTTATCTAGTTACATTCAATCTTTTGATCCTCATAAATCTTATCTTTCAAACCAAGAGGTTGCAGTTTTTCTACAGTCTCCGGAAACAAAGAAACGTCTCTTAAAGAATTATAAGGCAGGCAACTTTGCTATTTATCGCAACATCAATCAATTGATTCATGAGAGTATTCTTCGTGCCAGGCAGTGGAGAAACGAATGGGTTAAGAATCCAAAAGAGCTTGTATTGGAGGCATCCTCATATCAGATATCGAAGCAACCTATGCAATGGAGCAAATCTTTAGACGAAGTGAAGCAGAGACAACGCGCTCTACTCCTTTCCTATCTTTCTTTACATCTTGCTGGAGCTTCTTCCTCTCGTTATGAGGGTAAAGAAGAGCAGCTTGCTGCTCTGTGTCTACGTCAAATCGAGAACCATGAGAATGTATATTTAGGTATCAATGATCATGGTGTTGCTATGGATCGGGATGAAGAAGCCTACCAATTCCATATCCGTGTTGTTAAAGCTTTAGCTCATAGCTTAGATGCACATACGGCGTATTTCAGTAAGGACGAAGCGTTGGCGATGCGAATCCAACTAGAAAAAGGCATGTGTGGAATTGGTGTTGTTCTGAAGGAAGATATTGATGGAGTTGTTGTTAGAGAAATCATTCCTGGGGGACCTGCGGCTAAATCTGGGGATCTTCAGCTTGGAGATATCATCTATCGGGTGGATGGCAAGGATATCGAGCATCTTTCTTTCCGCGGTGTTTTAGATTGTTTACGTGGAGGTCATGGCTCTACTGTAGTCTTAGATATCCATCGTGGGGAGAGCGATCATACGATCACCTTGAGAAGGGAGAAAATCCTTTTAGAAGACCGTCGTGTGGATGTTTCCTATGAGCCTTATGGAGATGGTGTGATTGGGAAAGTTACGTTACATTCTTTTTATGAAGGAGAAAATCAGGTTTCTAGTGAACAAGATCTACGTCGAGCGATTCAGGGATTAAAGGAGAAGAACCTTCTTGGATTAGTTCTAGATATCCGAGAAAATACGGGTGGATTTTTATCTCAAGCGATCAAAGTTTCTGGTTTATTTATGACCAATGGCGTTGTGGTTGTATCTCGCTATGCTGATGGTACCATGAAGTGCTACCGCACAGTATCTCCTAAAAAATTCTATGATGGTCCTTTGGCTATTTTAGTATCTAAAAGTTCCGCATCAGCAGCGGAGATTGTAGCACAAACTCTCCAAGATTATGGAGTTGCTTTAGTTGTTGGAGATGAGCAGACCTATGGGAAGGGAACGATTCAGCATCAAACAATTACTGGAGATGCCTCTCAGGACGATTGTTTTAAGGTTACTGTAGGGAAATATTATTCCCCTTCTGGGAAATCGACTCAACTTCAGGGAGTAAAATCCGATATTTTAATTCCTTCTCTCTATGCTGAAGATCGTCTAGGAGAGCGTTTTCTAGAGCATCCCTTACCTGCAGATTGCTGTGATAATGTACTTCACGATCCTCTCACGGACTTGGATACTCAAACACGTCCTTGGTTTCAAAAATACTATCTTCCTAATCTACAAAAGCAAGAGACTCTTTGGAGAGAGATGCTACCTCAGCTTACGAAAAACAGTGAGCAAAGGCTTTCTGAGAATTCGAATTTTCAGGCATTTTTGTCGCAGATAAAATCATCTGAAAAAACGGACCTATCCTATGGTTCCAATGATTTACAATTGGAAGAGTCGATAAACATTTTGAAGGACATGATTTTATTACAACAGTGTAGAAAATAA
- a CDS encoding sulfur-rich protein codes for MSSNLHPVGGTGTGAAAPESVLNIVEEIAASGSVTAGLQAITSSPGMVNLLIGWAKTKFIQPIRESKLFQSRACQITLLVLGILLVVAGLACMFIFHSQLGANAFWLIIPAAIGLIKLLVTSLCFDEACTSEKLMVFQKWAGVLEDQLDDGILNNSNKIFGHVKTEGNTSRATTPVLNDGRGTPVLSPLVSKIARV; via the coding sequence ATGTCATCAAATCTACATCCCGTAGGAGGAACAGGAACAGGAGCAGCTGCTCCTGAGTCTGTGCTAAACATAGTAGAGGAAATAGCAGCATCGGGGAGTGTCACCGCTGGTCTACAAGCAATTACGTCCAGTCCAGGAATGGTGAATCTACTCATAGGATGGGCAAAGACAAAATTTATTCAACCTATACGTGAATCAAAGCTCTTTCAATCCAGAGCTTGCCAAATTACCCTGCTCGTTTTAGGAATTCTTTTGGTTGTTGCTGGATTAGCATGTATGTTTATCTTCCATAGCCAGTTAGGGGCAAATGCATTTTGGTTGATTATTCCTGCTGCCATAGGATTGATTAAGTTACTAGTTACATCATTATGTTTTGATGAAGCTTGTACATCTGAAAAACTCATGGTTTTCCAAAAATGGGCAGGTGTTTTAGAAGATCAGCTCGATGATGGGATCCTTAATAACTCAAATAAGATTTTTGGCCATGTGAAAACAGAAGGAAATACCTCTAGGGCTACTACCCCAGTACTTAATGATGGCCGCGGAACTCCTGTACTTTCACCTTTAGTAAGTAAAATAGCTCGCGTTTAG
- the omcB gene encoding outer membrane complex protein OmcB, with product MSKLIRRVVTVLALTSMASCFASGGIEAAVAESLITKIVASAETKPAPVPMTAKKVRLVRRNKQPVEQKSRGAFCDKEFYPCEEGRCQPVEAQQESCYGRLYSVKVNDDCNVEICQSVPEYATVGSPYPIEILAIGKKDCVDVVITQQLPCEAEFVSSDPETTPTSDGKLVWKIDRLGAGDKCKITVWVKPLKEGCCFTAATVCACPELRSYTKCGQPAICIKQEGPDCACLRCPVCYKIEVVNTGSAIARNVTVDNPVPDGYSHASGQRVLSFNLGDMRPGDKKVFTVEFCPQRRGQITNVATVTYCGGHKCSANVTTVVNEPCVQVNISGADWSYVCKPVEYSISVSNPGDLVLHDVVIQDTLPSGVTVLEAPGGEICCNKVVWRIKEMCPGETLQFKLVVKAQVPGRFINQVAVTSESNCGTCTSCAETTTHWKGLAATHMCVLDTNDPICVGENTVYRICVTNRGSAEDTNVSLILKFSKELQPIASSGPTKGTISGNTVVFDALPKLGSKESVEFSVTLKGIAPGDARGEAILSSDTLTSPVSDTENTHVY from the coding sequence ATGTCCAAACTCATCAGACGAGTAGTTACGGTCCTTGCGCTAACGAGTATGGCGAGTTGCTTTGCCAGCGGGGGTATAGAGGCCGCTGTAGCAGAGTCTCTGATTACTAAGATCGTCGCTAGTGCGGAAACAAAGCCAGCACCTGTTCCTATGACAGCGAAGAAGGTTAGACTTGTCCGTAGAAATAAACAACCAGTTGAACAAAAAAGCCGTGGTGCTTTTTGTGATAAAGAATTTTATCCCTGTGAAGAGGGACGATGTCAACCTGTAGAGGCTCAGCAAGAGTCTTGCTACGGAAGATTGTATTCTGTAAAAGTAAACGATGATTGCAACGTAGAAATTTGCCAGTCCGTTCCAGAATACGCTACTGTAGGATCTCCTTACCCTATTGAAATCCTTGCTATAGGCAAAAAAGATTGTGTTGATGTTGTGATTACACAACAGCTACCTTGCGAAGCTGAATTCGTAAGCAGTGATCCAGAAACAACTCCTACAAGTGATGGGAAATTAGTCTGGAAAATCGATCGCCTGGGTGCAGGAGATAAATGCAAAATTACTGTATGGGTAAAACCTCTTAAAGAAGGTTGCTGCTTCACAGCTGCTACTGTATGTGCTTGCCCAGAGCTCCGTTCTTATACTAAATGCGGTCAACCAGCCATTTGTATTAAGCAAGAAGGACCTGACTGTGCTTGCCTAAGATGCCCTGTATGCTACAAAATCGAAGTAGTGAACACAGGATCTGCTATTGCCCGTAACGTAACTGTAGATAATCCTGTTCCCGATGGCTATTCTCATGCATCTGGTCAAAGAGTTCTCTCTTTTAACTTAGGAGACATGAGACCTGGCGATAAAAAGGTATTTACAGTTGAGTTCTGCCCTCAAAGAAGAGGTCAAATCACTAACGTTGCTACTGTAACTTACTGCGGTGGACACAAATGTTCTGCAAATGTAACTACAGTTGTTAATGAGCCTTGTGTACAAGTAAATATCTCTGGTGCTGATTGGTCTTACGTATGTAAACCTGTGGAGTACTCTATCTCAGTATCGAATCCTGGAGACTTGGTTCTTCATGATGTCGTGATCCAAGATACACTCCCTTCTGGTGTTACAGTACTCGAAGCTCCTGGTGGAGAGATCTGCTGTAATAAAGTTGTTTGGCGTATTAAAGAAATGTGCCCAGGAGAAACCCTCCAGTTTAAACTTGTAGTGAAAGCTCAAGTTCCTGGAAGATTCATAAATCAAGTTGCAGTAACTAGTGAGTCTAACTGCGGAACATGTACATCTTGCGCAGAAACAACAACACATTGGAAAGGTCTTGCAGCTACCCATATGTGCGTATTAGACACAAATGATCCTATCTGTGTAGGAGAAAATACTGTCTATCGTATCTGTGTAACTAACCGTGGTTCTGCTGAAGATACTAACGTATCTTTAATCTTGAAGTTCTCAAAAGAACTTCAGCCAATAGCTTCTTCAGGTCCAACTAAAGGAACGATTTCAGGTAATACCGTTGTTTTCGACGCTTTACCTAAACTCGGTTCTAAGGAATCTGTAGAGTTTTCTGTTACCTTGAAAGGTATTGCTCCCGGAGATGCTCGCGGCGAAGCTATTCTTTCTTCTGATACACTGACTTCACCAGTATCAGACACAGAAAATACCCACGTGTATTAA
- a CDS encoding small cysteine-rich outer membrane protein, translating into MKKAVLIAAMFCGVVSLSSCCRIVDCCFEDPCAPSSCNPCEVIRKKERSCGGNACGSYVPSCSNPCGSTECNSQSPQVKGCTSPDGRCKQ; encoded by the coding sequence ATGAAGAAAGCTGTTTTAATTGCTGCAATGTTTTGTGGAGTAGTTAGCTTAAGTAGCTGCTGCCGCATTGTAGATTGTTGTTTTGAGGATCCTTGCGCACCCTCTTCTTGCAATCCTTGTGAAGTAATAAGAAAAAAAGAAAGATCTTGCGGCGGTAATGCTTGTGGGTCCTACGTTCCTTCTTGTTCTAATCCATGTGGTTCAACAGAGTGTAACTCTCAAAGCCCACAAGTTAAAGGTTGTACATCACCTGATGGCAGATGCAAACAGTAA